In one Sphingomonas sp. S1-29 genomic region, the following are encoded:
- a CDS encoding PQQ-dependent sugar dehydrogenase codes for MTPRARLAALCALLALLAGCDGGGTGAITPAPTPTPTPSPTPAPTPTPTPTPAPPTTTVRSAPVASFDSPWAMTFLPDGLLLVTERGGALRIVTQAGEKSPPIAGVPVVAAAGQGGLHDVVLHPQFASNRLVYLSFAEAGSSGKGLAVARGTLSADASRIDDLAIVWRQAPKVAGDGHFGGRIAFAADGRMFVTAGERQQGTPAQDRSQTLGVVVRLTDTGGVPTDNPFVGQAGFRPEIWSFGHRNPYGLAFDSSGRLWEHEHGPEGGDELNVIERGGNYGWPRASNGSDYGGGDIPDHRPGDGYVGPAAFWTPVIAPAGMIIYSGTLFSGWQGQALIGGLVQQGLVRVALTGATASEVQRIPLGRRIREVEQGPDGAIWVLEDGAGGRLLKLTPG; via the coding sequence ATGACCCCGCGCGCCCGTCTCGCCGCGCTCTGCGCTCTGCTGGCGTTGCTGGCGGGGTGCGATGGCGGCGGGACGGGCGCGATCACGCCCGCTCCCACCCCGACACCGACCCCCTCGCCTACCCCCGCCCCGACGCCGACTCCTACGCCCACCCCAGCACCGCCCACCACGACGGTGCGCAGCGCCCCGGTCGCCAGCTTCGATTCGCCCTGGGCGATGACCTTCCTTCCCGATGGCCTGCTGCTCGTCACCGAACGCGGCGGCGCGCTGCGCATCGTCACCCAGGCGGGCGAGAAGTCGCCGCCGATCGCAGGCGTTCCGGTCGTCGCCGCCGCCGGCCAGGGCGGGCTCCACGACGTCGTCCTCCACCCCCAATTCGCCAGCAATCGGCTCGTCTATCTCAGCTTCGCCGAAGCGGGCAGCAGCGGCAAAGGCCTCGCGGTCGCGCGCGGCACCTTGTCGGCCGACGCATCGCGGATCGACGATCTCGCCATCGTCTGGCGCCAGGCGCCCAAAGTCGCGGGCGACGGCCATTTCGGCGGCCGCATCGCCTTCGCCGCCGACGGGCGGATGTTCGTCACCGCGGGCGAGCGCCAGCAGGGCACCCCCGCGCAGGACCGGTCGCAGACACTGGGCGTCGTCGTCCGCCTCACCGACACCGGCGGCGTGCCGACCGACAACCCCTTTGTCGGCCAGGCGGGCTTCCGCCCCGAAATCTGGAGCTTCGGCCACCGCAACCCCTATGGCTTGGCCTTCGATTCGTCGGGCCGATTGTGGGAGCATGAACACGGCCCCGAGGGTGGCGACGAGCTCAACGTCATCGAACGCGGCGGCAATTATGGCTGGCCGCGCGCCTCGAACGGCAGCGACTATGGCGGCGGTGACATCCCCGATCACCGCCCCGGCGACGGCTATGTCGGCCCCGCGGCGTTCTGGACCCCGGTGATCGCGCCTGCCGGCATGATCATCTATTCGGGAACGCTGTTCAGCGGCTGGCAGGGCCAGGCGCTGATCGGCGGGCTGGTGCAACAGGGGCTGGTGCGCGTCGCGCTCACCGGCGCCACCGCAAGCGAAGTCCAGCGCATCCCGCTCGGCCGCCGCATCCGCGAGGTCGAACAAGGCCCCGACGGCGCGATCTGGGTGCTCGAAGACGGCGCCGGGGGCCGGCTGCTGAAGCTGACCCCCGGCTGA
- a CDS encoding PQQ-dependent sugar dehydrogenase — MSTRTILFTTIASASLLACSAADQGNATVPANATTAAASPAGAAQAGLPFAVTPVAAFDAPWAMTFLPDGRMLVTQKAGQLMLVSADGKTKTPLTGIPAVDSEGQGGLMDVVLHPQFAQNRMVYFSFSEAGPGGKGVALARGVLQDGDKPALQDVSVIFRASPYVEGDGHYSGRIAFAPDGQHLFFTNGERQKFDPAQDPKATLGKVLRLTLDGEPAGDPALAAKGFNPAVWSYGHRNLLGIAFDGAGNLWEQEMGPMGGDEINLIQAGKNYGYPIVSDGDHYDGRDIPNHDTRPEFEKYKVNWTPVIAPAGLIVYSGAMFPEWQGDLFVGGLASEALVRIDVNGTEATKGDQWGMNARIREVEQGPDGALYVLEDGEGGRLLKLTKPA, encoded by the coding sequence ATGTCCACGCGCACCATTTTATTTACCACTATCGCCTCGGCTTCGCTGCTGGCTTGCAGCGCCGCCGATCAGGGCAACGCGACCGTTCCTGCCAATGCCACGACCGCAGCCGCCAGCCCCGCCGGTGCCGCGCAGGCCGGCCTTCCCTTCGCCGTCACCCCCGTTGCCGCGTTCGACGCGCCCTGGGCGATGACCTTCCTGCCCGATGGCCGGATGCTGGTGACGCAGAAGGCGGGCCAGCTGATGCTCGTTTCGGCCGACGGCAAGACCAAGACACCGCTCACGGGCATCCCCGCGGTCGACAGCGAAGGCCAGGGCGGCCTGATGGACGTCGTGCTGCATCCGCAATTCGCGCAGAACCGGATGGTCTATTTCAGCTTCTCCGAAGCCGGCCCCGGCGGCAAGGGCGTCGCGCTGGCGCGCGGCGTGTTGCAGGATGGCGACAAGCCCGCGCTGCAGGACGTGTCGGTGATCTTCCGCGCCTCGCCCTATGTCGAGGGTGACGGCCATTATTCGGGCCGGATCGCTTTCGCGCCCGACGGCCAGCACCTGTTCTTCACCAATGGCGAGCGCCAGAAGTTCGATCCCGCGCAGGATCCCAAGGCGACGCTCGGCAAGGTGCTTCGCCTGACCCTCGACGGCGAGCCTGCGGGCGACCCCGCGCTCGCCGCCAAGGGCTTCAATCCCGCGGTCTGGTCCTATGGCCATCGCAACCTGCTCGGGATCGCCTTCGATGGCGCGGGCAATTTGTGGGAGCAGGAAATGGGGCCGATGGGCGGCGACGAGATCAACCTGATCCAGGCGGGCAAGAATTACGGCTATCCGATCGTCTCCGACGGCGATCATTATGACGGCCGCGACATCCCCAACCACGACACCCGCCCCGAGTTCGAAAAGTACAAGGTCAACTGGACCCCGGTGATCGCGCCCGCCGGCCTGATCGTCTATTCGGGCGCGATGTTCCCCGAATGGCAGGGCGACCTGTTCGTCGGCGGCCTGGCGTCCGAAGCGCTGGTGCGGATCGACGTCAACGGCACCGAAGCCACCAAAGGTGACCAATGGGGCATGAACGCCCGCATCCGCGAGGTCGAGCAGGGCCCCGACGGCGCGCTCTACGTGCTCGAGGATGGCGAGGGCGGTCGCCTCCTTAAGCTGACCAAGCCCGCATGA